The following coding sequences are from one Desulfofundulus luciae window:
- a CDS encoding AtpZ/AtpI family protein encodes MAALALTTTIGMEMAVMVTAGFYGGRWLDRQLHTGPWMMTAGILLGTAAGIWGVVQTVSRFFKEWG; translated from the coding sequence ATGGCGGCCCTTGCCCTTACCACCACCATCGGCATGGAAATGGCCGTCATGGTTACCGCCGGGTTTTACGGCGGCCGGTGGCTGGATCGCCAGTTACATACCGGGCCCTGGATGATGACGGCGGGCATCCTGCTGGGGACTGCCGCGGGCATCTGGGGGGTCGTCCAGACCGTGTCACGTTTTTTCAAAGAGTGGGGGTAA
- a CDS encoding ATP synthase subunit I, which yields MPSLPPIPELDNQLKRTTRITGALLVLVLLAIAADPGDSLAWGLFLGLATGLYNTVSLALRIKRLGSLDRSGARSYMRQGLIMRLALAAVVVLLAGRVANVNVYWLGAGLLAVPCITAVDAAVHAARQSRSEGRVFSRIEEKI from the coding sequence GTGCCTTCCTTACCGCCCATTCCCGAACTGGATAACCAGTTAAAGCGCACAACCCGCATCACCGGGGCGTTGCTCGTTCTGGTGTTGCTGGCCATTGCTGCCGACCCAGGGGATTCCCTGGCGTGGGGTCTTTTTCTCGGCCTGGCCACCGGGCTGTACAATACCGTCTCCCTGGCCCTGCGGATCAAGCGCCTGGGCTCGCTGGACAGGAGCGGTGCCCGGAGCTACATGCGCCAGGGTCTGATCATGCGCCTTGCGCTGGCGGCAGTCGTGGTTTTGCTGGCCGGCCGGGTGGCAAATGTAAATGTGTACTGGCTGGGGGCTGGCCTTCTGGCCGTCCCCTGTATTACCGCCGTGGACGCGGCTGTTCACGCGGCGCGCCAGAGCCGCTCTGAGGGGAGAGTGTTTTCCAGGATAGAAGAAAAAATTTAA
- the atpB gene encoding F0F1 ATP synthase subunit A has protein sequence MVKSLEQIHEELNVWGFPHHPWEFTLGNTHIVLNPKTLVMTWIVMLLVIVFTVSATRNMNMKRPGKLQLMVEEIFQFLRGLVYENMDPKKGAGLMSLIFTLFIFLLFSNLWGLVPTMMSPTADVNTTAGMAIMVFFLVQFMGIRYKGAGHFKHFLEPFPFFLPLTIVEELAKPVTLAFRLYGNIYGGEVLIAVLLGLLGLNTFIFGGFIPSVVWLAFSIFVGFIQAFIFTMLTIAYISQVVKEHEH, from the coding sequence TTGGTGAAAAGCCTGGAACAAATCCACGAGGAATTAAACGTGTGGGGGTTCCCCCACCATCCATGGGAATTTACCCTGGGCAACACCCATATTGTCCTCAATCCAAAAACGCTGGTAATGACCTGGATCGTCATGTTGCTGGTGATCGTCTTCACCGTGTCGGCCACCCGCAACATGAATATGAAACGGCCGGGTAAACTTCAGCTGATGGTGGAGGAGATCTTCCAGTTTCTGCGGGGCCTGGTCTACGAAAATATGGACCCGAAAAAGGGCGCAGGCTTGATGTCCCTGATCTTTACACTCTTCATCTTCCTTCTTTTCAGCAACCTCTGGGGCCTGGTTCCCACCATGATGTCGCCCACCGCCGATGTGAACACCACTGCCGGTATGGCCATAATGGTCTTCTTCCTCGTCCAATTCATGGGGATCCGCTACAAAGGGGCCGGGCATTTCAAGCACTTCCTGGAACCGTTTCCCTTCTTCCTGCCACTGACCATTGTTGAAGAACTGGCGAAACCGGTAACCCTGGCCTTCCGTCTATACGGGAACATCTACGGCGGCGAGGTTCTCATTGCGGTCCTGCTGGGGCTTTTAGGCCTGAACACCTTTATCTTCGGCGGGTTCATCCCCTCGGTGGTGTGGCTGGCCTTCAGTATCTTTGTGGGATTTATTCAGGCCTTTATCTTTACCATGCTCACCATTGCCTATATTTCTCAGGTGGTTAAAGAACACGAACATTGA
- the atpE gene encoding F0F1 ATP synthase subunit C, with translation MEVGAAAALGTSLAVGLAALGAGIGDGLVTGRTVEAMARQPELRGNLLTTMFISVGLIEALPIIAVVIAFMLFGKIGG, from the coding sequence ATGGAAGTGGGAGCTGCTGCTGCCCTCGGTACCTCTTTAGCCGTGGGTCTGGCCGCCCTGGGTGCCGGTATCGGCGACGGTCTGGTCACCGGCCGTACCGTGGAGGCGATGGCCCGCCAACCCGAATTAAGAGGTAACCTGCTGACCACAATGTTTATCTCTGTGGGTCTGATCGAGGCCCTGCCCATCATCGCGGTGGTAATTGCCTTCATGCTGTTTGGTAAAATCGGTGGTTAA
- the atpF gene encoding F0F1 ATP synthase subunit B, whose product MEALGINHTLVAQIINFVILLIFLRLVVYKPIVNILEQRQQYIANNVAAAEEERKQAEALRQQYLAEMQKAREEAQAIIQQATKAGEDKAQEIVEAARAEAQRLKESALEEIAREKEKAVAELRDQVASLSILVAQKIINQTITPEIQHGLVQEFIKEAGDLPC is encoded by the coding sequence GTGGAAGCGCTGGGAATTAATCATACCCTGGTGGCCCAAATTATTAACTTTGTTATTTTGCTCATATTCCTTCGTTTAGTGGTTTACAAGCCCATCGTCAATATTCTGGAACAACGCCAGCAATATATAGCCAATAACGTGGCCGCCGCCGAAGAAGAGCGGAAACAGGCCGAAGCGCTGCGCCAGCAATACCTGGCCGAGATGCAAAAAGCGAGGGAAGAAGCCCAGGCCATCATCCAGCAGGCCACCAAGGCCGGTGAGGACAAGGCCCAGGAGATTGTTGAGGCGGCCAGAGCCGAGGCGCAGCGGCTCAAGGAGAGCGCCCTTGAGGAAATTGCCCGGGAGAAGGAGAAGGCGGTTGCAGAATTGCGCGACCAGGTGGCCTCGCTGTCCATCCTGGTGGCCCAAAAGATCATCAACCAGACCATCACCCCCGAAATTCAACACGGCCTGGTCCAGGAATTCATTAAAGAAGCGGGGGATCTGCCATGTTAA
- a CDS encoding F0F1 ATP synthase subunit delta: MLKGAVAQRYAQALYDLAEAQGLVDQVERELRAVNQVIADSREFQKVLYHPRITEQEKKDVLKSIFSGKISPITENFLFLLVDRHREAFLSDIVAHYSSLADRARNIVKAEVTSAIELTKEEKQKLGEVLNKIARKKVQTAYSVDPALIGGVVVRIGDRVIDGSLRTRLAALREHLRQIS, from the coding sequence ATGTTAAAGGGGGCCGTAGCGCAGCGTTATGCCCAGGCCCTTTATGACCTGGCCGAAGCGCAAGGTCTGGTGGATCAGGTAGAGCGGGAGCTAAGGGCAGTAAATCAGGTCATAGCCGATTCCCGTGAATTCCAAAAGGTGCTCTATCATCCCCGCATTACTGAACAGGAAAAGAAAGATGTGCTGAAAAGCATTTTCTCCGGCAAAATTTCCCCTATTACCGAGAACTTTCTCTTTTTACTGGTAGACAGGCACCGGGAAGCCTTCTTAAGTGATATTGTGGCGCATTATTCCAGCCTGGCCGACCGGGCCCGCAATATCGTGAAGGCTGAAGTAACCAGTGCCATCGAACTGACTAAAGAGGAGAAGCAAAAACTGGGGGAAGTTTTGAACAAGATTGCCCGCAAGAAAGTGCAGACCGCATACAGCGTGGACCCCGCGCTAATTGGCGGGGTGGTGGTGCGCATTGGCGACCGGGTTATCGACGGCAGCCTGCGTACCCGGCTGGCAGCCTTAAGAG